The DNA segment GGAGCTGGGAGAAAAGTATTTCGCATATTATGGTGAGGCGATGAAGGCGGGACTACTCACCGAGAGGGAAAAGGCCCTTATCGCCCTCGTGGTGGCGACGACCCAGAGATGCCCCTACTGCATTGACGCATATACTAATCAGTGCCTATCCTTAGGTATATCCCGGGAGGAAATGATGGAAGCCCAGCATGTGGGCGCCGCCATGACGGCGGGCATCGTGCTGGCCCATACGACCCAGATGAGGAAAATCATCAGAAAAAAGGAAATGTAATATGGTTTGCATCGTGGCAGAACCCGCATTTGCTCAAAAGGTTCCGGGACTCCTGACGGCGGAGGGCATCGGGGTATTGCAGCTCAACCTGGGTTATCGCTGCAACCTCGCGTGCCGCCACTGCCATATCGGGGCGGGGCCCGAGCGGAAAGAAATTATGTCGGCCGGGACCATGAAGCAGGTCCTCGATGTACTCAAATCTCATCCCATTCCCCTGGTCGACATTACCGGAGGCAGCCCGGAGATGCACCCCGATTTAAGGGAGCTTATCGAAGAGTGTATCGCGCTCGGGCGTCGGGTCCTCGTACGGACCAACGGGGTGATCCTCCTGGAGGAGCCCTATCGATCCCTTATATCCTTTTATGCATCGAAGGGAGTGGAGGTCGTCGTCTCCCTGCCTCACCTCGACCCCCATGTGACGGACCGCCAGAGGGGCGAAGGCGTTTTTTCGAGGGTCGTCGAGGTCCTTAAGAGGCTCAATGCCGCGGGATACGGACAGGAGGGAAGCGGATTGGTGCTCGACCTGGCCCACAATCCCGGAGGAGCCTATATGCCGGCTTCCCAGGCGAGTCTCGAATCATCGTACAAGAGGATTCTGCGGGAACGCCATGCCATCCGCTTCGATCACCTTTTCTGTCTTACCAATATGCCTATCGGCAGGTATAGGGAATATCTGAAAAAGACCGATAATTATGCGGAATATATGGCAGGCCTGGTGAGGGCCTTCAACCCTGCCACCCTGGACAACCTCATGTGCAGGACCACCCTTTCCGTTGCCTGGGACGGAACGCTCCATGATTGTGATTTCAATCATATTTTAGGACTCCCCGTAAACCATGGCGCGCCCGACCATATCTCGGGATTCGACATGGAGAAGCTCGCCCATCGCAGGATCGTGGTGGGCGACCATTGTTACGGCTGCACGGCAGGAGGGGGAAGCTCATGCCGGGGAGAGATCACATAAAGAGCCCGTTTCCGCACTGAGGTCAGGAGCTCACCCGCGAGCACAGAAGAATTTAAAGGTTATTGCTTTCCGGATCTATTGTGCGGTCAGACGGGAGTGCTCTATTTTCATGCACTTGTCCATCACGAAAGGAATGCCCGCTTTCCCGGCAAGGGCCCTGGCCTCTTCGTTTACAATGCCCAATTGAAGCCAGATCGCTTTCGGTTTTATCTTAATTGCCTCTTCCACCACGGGAAGGAGTCTGTCTGCCCTCATGAATATATCGACCACATCTATTTTGTCCGGTATATCGGAGAGGGACTTGTATGATTTCTCCCCCAGGATCTCTTCATAACCGGGATTGACGGGGATTACCCGGAAGCCCGCTTTTTTCAGATACCTCGCCACGCCGTTGCTCGGCTTCTCTTCCGAAGGCGAAAGCCCCACCATTGCGATTGTGTGCGATGTCCCGAGTATCTCCTTCGTTTTTTCTTCCTCTGCCATCTTCTCCTCCTTAGCTGCGTTTACATCGACGACCGCCTCTCGACGCACCCTATGGACAGCCGCATTATTTGCTCTCTTTATGGTAATCATTAAACTCCCGCCTTTCAATCAGCCGACGGCAAAGGCCGACTTTGCCATAGATTGTGAAAATAGGCACTATTATCCCATCTCCGCCGAAGTCCGCCATCGGGCGATCTACCTGCGCTCCATGAAGAACAGGAGAGGGTCGAATCGGGCCATGTCGAATATTTATTTGAATTTCGAGGTAAAAAACTGGTATAATACGTCAAAATGCGAGTTTTATCTCTTGACGTGGGCGACAGAAGGATCGGGCTGGCCTTGTCGGACCCCACGCACACTTTGGCGCAAGCGCTGGAAGTTCTCACCAGGACCACTGCAAAAAAGGATCTCGAGGCGCTTAAGAAGATTGCGGTCGACCACGATGTGGGAGAGATCGTCGTCGGATTGCCGAAAGACCTGAGCGGGGCAATGGGAAAGAGGGGCCAGTCTGTGGCCGATTTCGCTGCCGAGATAGAGCGGGTGACCGGCCTCCCCGTGGTCCTGTGGGACGAGCGGTTCAGCACGAACGAGGCCAACAGGATATTCGAGATGCACCAGGTTAACTCAAAGAAAAGAAAACCTTTTATCGATATGATGGCGGCACAGATCATATTGCAGGGATACCTCGATGGGAAGAAAAACCAATAGACCCGTTCTACTTGCGGCCCTCGCAGTTTTTCTCCTGGCCCAGTCCCTTTGCCTGGCGAATATTTCACAGGGCAAAGACAAAGGGTCTCACGAGTTTATTGTGAAAAGCGGAACGAGCGTCAGCGGAATAGCCCAGCAGCTCGCCGACGAGGGATTCATCCGTATACCCTACCTCTTCGTCGCCCTCTCCATTTTTTATAAAGGTAAGCTGATCGCGGGCGAATACGAATTGACTCCCGACATGGGCATGTTCCACATCCTGAGAAAAATGGCACACGGAGAGAGGAACATCTATACCCTCCGGATCGTCGAAGGGAACAATATCTTCAATGTGGCTGATTCCGCAGAGAAAGCCCATATCATGAAAGCGGGAGATTTTCTCAGGATCCTGAAAGACCGTTCCCTCGTGACGGCCCTGGGCATACAGGCCGAATCATTGGAAGGCTACCTCGCGCCCGATACCTACTTTTACAGCCGGGAGATCGATGCGGAAAAGCTGGTCGAAAAAATCACCCAGAGGACCCTCGCGTATTTTTCCCGGGATGATGTGAAGCGGCGCATGGGCGAGCTACGCCTCTCCGTTCACGATGTCCTGACCCTCGCCTCCATGATCGAAAGAGAGGCAAAACAACGGGATGAGAAGCCCGTAATCTCCGCTGTCTTTCACAACCGGCTGCGCAAAGGCATGTCCCTTGACTGCGATCCTACCGTGCTCTACACTGCCGACGGGGTGGCCGAGGGGCCCATCAGGAAATCGGACCTTACGGCACACACGCCCTATAACACATATACCTTAAAGGGCCTGCCAAAAGGACCGATCTGCAACCCCGACAAAAGCTCCATCAGCGCGGTCCTCAATCCTGCACGGGTCGATTTTCTTTATTTCGTCTCAAAGAATGACGGGACCCATGTCTTCTCCAAAGACATGAAAGATCATAATCGTTTTGTAACTATGTACCAAAGGACTAAGCAAACAAAAAAACAATAGGTCAAGGAGGAGGTTATGGCAAAAGATGTTGCGGTTATCGGCGTAGGCCAGAGTAGCTTCGTCAGAGGCTATCCCGGCTCGATCAGGGAACTGGCTTTCGAAGCTTTCAGAGAAGCAATGCAGGACGCCGGCATCACTCAGAAAGATGTGGGCGCCTCCGTGTTTTGCTCCGCACCGGAGTATGACAAGCAGAGATCGCCTGCGGGCGTC comes from the Syntrophorhabdaceae bacterium genome and includes:
- a CDS encoding arsenosugar biosynthesis-associated peroxidase-like protein; translated protein: MGDYYEKKDLEDFPDIGEYAPELGEKYFAYYGEAMKAGLLTEREKALIALVVATTQRCPYCIDAYTNQCLSLGISREEMMEAQHVGAAMTAGIVLAHTTQMRKIIRKKEM
- the arsS gene encoding arsenosugar biosynthesis radical SAM (seleno)protein ArsS (Some members of this family are selenoproteins.); translated protein: MVCIVAEPAFAQKVPGLLTAEGIGVLQLNLGYRCNLACRHCHIGAGPERKEIMSAGTMKQVLDVLKSHPIPLVDITGGSPEMHPDLRELIEECIALGRRVLVRTNGVILLEEPYRSLISFYASKGVEVVVSLPHLDPHVTDRQRGEGVFSRVVEVLKRLNAAGYGQEGSGLVLDLAHNPGGAYMPASQASLESSYKRILRERHAIRFDHLFCLTNMPIGRYREYLKKTDNYAEYMAGLVRAFNPATLDNLMCRTTLSVAWDGTLHDCDFNHILGLPVNHGAPDHISGFDMEKLAHRRIVVGDHCYGCTAGGGSSCRGEIT
- a CDS encoding CoA-binding protein, whose amino-acid sequence is MAEEEKTKEILGTSHTIAMVGLSPSEEKPSNGVARYLKKAGFRVIPVNPGYEEILGEKSYKSLSDIPDKIDVVDIFMRADRLLPVVEEAIKIKPKAIWLQLGIVNEEARALAGKAGIPFVMDKCMKIEHSRLTAQ
- the ruvX gene encoding Holliday junction resolvase RuvX; amino-acid sequence: MRVLSLDVGDRRIGLALSDPTHTLAQALEVLTRTTAKKDLEALKKIAVDHDVGEIVVGLPKDLSGAMGKRGQSVADFAAEIERVTGLPVVLWDERFSTNEANRIFEMHQVNSKKRKPFIDMMAAQIILQGYLDGKKNQ
- the mltG gene encoding endolytic transglycosylase MltG — encoded protein: MGRKTNRPVLLAALAVFLLAQSLCLANISQGKDKGSHEFIVKSGTSVSGIAQQLADEGFIRIPYLFVALSIFYKGKLIAGEYELTPDMGMFHILRKMAHGERNIYTLRIVEGNNIFNVADSAEKAHIMKAGDFLRILKDRSLVTALGIQAESLEGYLAPDTYFYSREIDAEKLVEKITQRTLAYFSRDDVKRRMGELRLSVHDVLTLASMIEREAKQRDEKPVISAVFHNRLRKGMSLDCDPTVLYTADGVAEGPIRKSDLTAHTPYNTYTLKGLPKGPICNPDKSSISAVLNPARVDFLYFVSKNDGTHVFSKDMKDHNRFVTMYQRTKQTKKQ